A genomic region of Echeneis naucrates chromosome 24, fEcheNa1.1, whole genome shotgun sequence contains the following coding sequences:
- the sesn1 gene encoding sestrin-1 isoform X2 has protein sequence MVMGFHPQYLESFLRTQHYLLQMDGPLSLHYRHYIGIMAAARHQCSYLVNLHVNDFLQVGGDLKWLNGLDEAPQKLQQLGELNKILAHRPWLLTKEHIERLLKAEEHSWSLAELIHAVVLLTHYHSLASFTFGCGITPEIHCDGGHTFRPPSLSQYCVCDIANGNGHANHHDDPLFNQVSEVCGEVEVLMERMKQLQECRDDEEASQEEMATRFEREKTESMLVVTAEDEECVPSRDISRHFEDPSYGYKDFSRRGEHVPTFRVQDYSWEDHGFSLVNRLYPDVGQMLDEKFQMAYNLTYNTMATHKDVDTSMLRRAIWNYIHCMFGIRYDDYDYGEINQLLDRSFKIYIKTMVCSPEKTTKRMYESFWRQFQHSEKVHVNLLLMEARMQAELLYALRAITRYMT, from the exons ATGGTTATGGGCTTCCACCCGCAGTACCTGGAGAGTTTTCTCCGAACGCAGCACTACCTGCTGCAAATGGATGGACCCCTATCTTTGCACTACAGACACTACATCGGCATCATG GCGGCAGCTAGACACCAGTGCTCCTATTTGGTCAACCTGCACGTGAACGACTTCCTTCAGGTCGGGGGAGACCTGAAGTGGCTGAACGGACTGGATGAAGCGCcacagaagctgcagcagctcggGGAGCTCAACAAAATCCTGGCCCACCGACCATGGCTTCTTACCAAGGAACACATCGAG CGCCTCCTGAAGGCAGAGGAACACAGCTGGTCCCTCGCCGAGCTAATCCACGCCGTGGTCCTCCTCACACACTACCACTCCCTCGCCTCGTTCACATTTGGCTGTGGCATCACACCCGAGATTCACTGCGATGGTGGGCACACTTTCAGACCCCCCTCCCTCAGTCAGTACTGTGTATGTGACATCGCAAATGGCAACGGGCATGCTAATCACCATGACGATCCACTTTTCAACCAGGTGAGT GAGGTGTGTGGCGAGGTGGAGGTGCTGATGGAGCGcatgaagcagctgcaggagtgCCGTGACGACGAGGAGGCCAGCCAGGAAGAAATGGCAACTCGCTTTGAAAGAGAGAAGACTGAGAGCATGCTGGTGGTCACAGCAGAGGATGAGGAGTGTGTCCCCTCGAGGGACATCTCTCGACACTTTGAGGATCCCAGCTACGGCTACAAGGACTTCTCCAGGAGGGGGGAGCACGTGCCCACATTCAGAGTGCAG GATTACAGCTGGGAGGACCACGGCTTCTCGCTGGTCAATCGACTGTATCCTGATGTTGGTCAGATGCTGGACGAGAAGTTCCAGATGGCCTACAACCTAACCTACAATACCATGGCAACACACAAGGATGTGGACACCAGCATGCTGCGTAGAGCCATCTGGAACTACATCCACTGCATGTTTGGCATCAG GTATGATGACTATGATTATGGGGAGATCAACCAGCTTCTGGACCGGAGCTTTAAGATCTATATTAAAACCATGGTGTGTAGTCCTGAGAAGACCACCAAACGAATGTATGAAAGTTTCTGGAGGCAGTTTCAGCACTCCGAAAAG GTTCACGTTAATCTGCTTCTTATGGAAGCGCGAATGCAAGCAGAACTATTATACGCTCTGAGAGCGATCACCCGCTACATGACATGA